From bacterium, a single genomic window includes:
- the secD gene encoding protein translocase subunit SecD: MDKKTIFKWMLLIVLVGMSVAMVFPVKDKVRFGLDIKGGTSFTVQIDESAMSDQIREEMKAKLGAEDFAKLSEEQVTVRVKDRMITTLKEAQARAIEVIRNRVDGLGIAEPIIFPEKDNRIVVQLPGVDEKKRDEAARMLKEAAFLEFRMVHEKNSELINKLFEKGVAPEGYKIMSLADGGASREYLVRDRQAVPDEKMDSTFRAKVSLFNAPRRCELLFEKQKVGGREAFMPYYVEKTAQLTGDTLKRATVDTQGVGQSVVSLEFNPEGSRKFARVTGEYAPGGAKNPGPVGRQMAIVLDGSLYSAPVIKEAIHGGRAVISGSFTFSEALFLTHILKAGSLPAPVEIVERRVVDPTLGKDSVTSGMNAGLYGCVVIIILMALYYLVNGLLADLALILNVVLLPLGMIVVAGILGMFSSDARAGSAIALPVLTLPGIAGIALSIGMAVDTNVLIFERIREEIKGGKSLKASIDAGFSRAFAAVFDSHVATILTAVIMFIFGSGPVRGYAITLIAGLLINLYTAVTVTHMCHMLIAERTNKVSIMKMLSFIPETNFDFIGKWKWMLGGTFAVVVVSWTLMIGHGMKDKSSVFGVDFTGGTQLTMSFQDKPEIDGVRNVLTGGGIKDPSIQFQKGMEAGTREILLVKVATLEEGKQVESLLTTKIPQAGFKLMQQDDVGPQIGKELKARAAWAIILGTLAMVIYIAFRFEFGFGLGAVVATIHDAMITIGICHLFGFPITMTLIAGVLTIIGYSSNDTVIIFDRIRENLRLYRGGQTFKELCNHSINQTLSRTLLTSSFTLVSVLFLLIMGGGALKDFSVAMLVGMITGTYSSIYIATPVTLAWYRWKAPDLGQK; encoded by the coding sequence ATGGATAAGAAAACGATCTTTAAGTGGATGTTGCTGATTGTTCTGGTGGGGATGTCGGTTGCGATGGTTTTCCCCGTCAAGGATAAGGTTCGTTTTGGTTTGGATATCAAGGGCGGAACCAGCTTTACGGTGCAGATCGACGAATCCGCCATGTCGGATCAGATCCGTGAGGAGATGAAGGCCAAGTTGGGCGCCGAAGATTTCGCCAAATTGTCTGAAGAGCAGGTCACGGTCCGCGTGAAGGATCGGATGATCACTACCCTCAAGGAAGCCCAGGCACGGGCCATTGAAGTGATCCGGAATCGTGTGGATGGCCTGGGCATCGCCGAACCGATCATCTTCCCGGAGAAGGATAATCGCATTGTCGTTCAGCTTCCCGGCGTCGATGAAAAGAAGCGTGATGAAGCGGCGCGTATGCTCAAAGAAGCGGCCTTCCTTGAATTCCGCATGGTTCACGAAAAGAATTCTGAACTGATCAATAAACTGTTTGAGAAGGGTGTTGCGCCGGAAGGGTACAAGATTATGTCCCTCGCCGATGGCGGCGCTTCCCGCGAATATCTGGTTCGTGACCGGCAGGCCGTTCCAGACGAAAAAATGGATTCCACATTCCGTGCGAAGGTGTCACTTTTCAATGCCCCCCGACGCTGTGAACTCCTTTTTGAAAAACAGAAAGTGGGCGGACGTGAAGCGTTCATGCCTTATTATGTCGAAAAAACGGCGCAGTTGACGGGCGATACCCTGAAGCGTGCCACGGTGGATACCCAGGGCGTCGGGCAGTCGGTTGTCAGTCTTGAGTTCAATCCCGAAGGATCCCGTAAATTTGCGCGGGTAACCGGCGAATATGCGCCCGGTGGAGCCAAGAACCCGGGCCCCGTTGGTCGTCAGATGGCGATTGTGCTTGATGGTTCACTGTATTCCGCCCCCGTGATCAAAGAGGCCATTCATGGCGGACGTGCGGTCATCAGCGGTAGTTTCACCTTCAGTGAGGCCCTGTTCCTGACCCATATTCTGAAGGCTGGCTCACTGCCCGCCCCCGTTGAAATTGTTGAACGCCGGGTGGTAGATCCCACACTGGGTAAGGATTCGGTTACCAGCGGTATGAATGCCGGTCTGTATGGCTGTGTGGTGATCATTATCCTGATGGCACTTTATTATCTGGTCAACGGCTTGCTGGCCGATTTGGCGCTGATCCTGAATGTGGTGTTGTTGCCCTTGGGCATGATCGTGGTGGCCGGTATTCTCGGGATGTTCTCCAGTGATGCCCGGGCCGGAAGCGCCATAGCCCTGCCGGTGTTGACGTTACCGGGTATTGCGGGTATTGCCCTGAGTATTGGTATGGCCGTGGATACGAACGTTCTGATTTTTGAGCGTATTCGTGAGGAAATCAAGGGCGGCAAGAGCCTCAAGGCGTCCATTGATGCCGGTTTTTCACGTGCCTTTGCGGCGGTGTTTGACTCCCATGTGGCCACCATCTTGACGGCCGTGATCATGTTTATTTTTGGATCAGGCCCGGTTCGTGGCTATGCCATCACCTTGATTGCCGGTCTGTTGATCAATCTTTATACCGCTGTGACGGTCACCCATATGTGCCATATGCTGATCGCTGAACGGACCAACAAAGTATCCATCATGAAGATGTTGTCGTTTATTCCTGAGACGAATTTCGATTTCATCGGGAAATGGAAATGGATGCTGGGGGGCACCTTTGCGGTAGTGGTGGTCTCCTGGACCTTGATGATTGGTCATGGGATGAAAGATAAATCGAGTGTCTTCGGCGTGGACTTCACAGGGGGAACGCAGTTGACGATGAGCTTTCAGGACAAGCCTGAAATCGATGGCGTCCGTAATGTTTTGACAGGCGGCGGGATTAAAGATCCGTCTATTCAATTCCAGAAGGGCATGGAGGCCGGGACGCGCGAGATTCTTTTGGTTAAGGTTGCAACGTTGGAAGAAGGCAAGCAGGTTGAATCTTTGCTCACCACCAAGATTCCCCAGGCAGGCTTCAAGCTGATGCAGCAGGACGATGTAGGCCCTCAAATCGGAAAGGAATTGAAAGCGCGTGCCGCTTGGGCAATTATCTTGGGTACGTTGGCCATGGTTATTTATATTGCCTTCCGGTTTGAATTCGGCTTCGGGCTTGGAGCCGTGGTGGCGACCATTCATGATGCCATGATTACAATCGGTATCTGCCATCTGTTTGGCTTCCCGATCACGATGACGCTGATCGCCGGGGTACTGACCATTATTGGTTACTCGAGCAATGATACGGTGATTATCTTTGATCGAATTCGCGAAAATCTGCGCCTTTATCGGGGCGGCCAGACCTTCAAGGAATTGTGTAATCATAGTATTAATCAAACCCTGTCCCGTACGTTGCTGACCAGTTCCTTCACTCTTGTGTCGGTGCTGTTCCTGCTCATTATGGGGGGTGGCGCATTGAAGGACTTCTCTGTTGCCATGTTGGTGGGTATGATCACGGGTACCTACTCAAGTATCTATATTGCCACTCCTGTAACCTTGGCCTGGTACCGCTGGAAGGCCCCGGATCTCGGACAGAAATAA
- a CDS encoding PhzF family phenazine biosynthesis protein, which translates to MKIPYYQLAAFAEERFKGNPAGVCFLARGWLPDDVMQKIAAENGVSETAFVIRESEGYGLRWFSPIMEVDLCGHATLATAHAIFFETGLDAESITFKTRSGEVSVARVEDMMMLDFPARPPVRCAAPDGVEFVLGTMPQEIWRARDYLVVFESEADVKSLQPDFEKLREWDCLGVIATAPGDSVDFVSRFFAPKVGLNEDPVTGSAHSTLIPYWSRRLKKKELHALQVSARGGELFCQDHGDRVKIGGYAVTYLRGELDIIL; encoded by the coding sequence ATGAAAATACCCTACTATCAGTTGGCGGCATTTGCGGAGGAGCGATTCAAAGGGAACCCGGCCGGGGTTTGTTTTTTGGCCAGAGGCTGGCTGCCTGATGATGTGATGCAGAAAATTGCCGCCGAGAACGGGGTATCTGAAACCGCCTTTGTTATCCGCGAAAGCGAAGGATATGGCCTCCGTTGGTTTTCTCCGATCATGGAGGTCGATTTGTGCGGCCATGCGACGCTGGCTACGGCGCATGCGATCTTTTTTGAGACAGGCCTGGATGCGGAAAGCATCACCTTCAAGACCCGCAGTGGCGAGGTGAGTGTGGCGCGGGTTGAGGATATGATGATGTTGGATTTCCCGGCGCGACCGCCGGTGCGCTGTGCGGCCCCGGACGGGGTGGAGTTTGTATTGGGCACTATGCCGCAGGAAATATGGCGGGCGCGGGATTATCTGGTGGTGTTCGAATCCGAAGCGGATGTGAAGTCCCTTCAACCCGATTTCGAGAAACTGCGTGAGTGGGATTGTCTGGGTGTCATTGCGACCGCCCCTGGTGATTCCGTGGATTTTGTTTCCCGCTTCTTTGCTCCCAAAGTCGGCCTTAATGAGGATCCCGTAACTGGCTCTGCCCATTCAACCCTGATTCCCTACTGGTCGCGGCGGCTCAAAAAGAAGGAACTTCATGCCCTCCAGGTTTCCGCCCGCGGCGGTGAACTCTTTTGCCAGGACCATGGCGACCGGGTTAAAATCGGCGGCTATGCGGTCACCTATCTCAGGGGCGAACTCGACATCATTCTGTAA
- the thiC gene encoding phosphomethylpyrimidine synthase ThiC, with product MTTQLIAARKGIITEVMEVVARLEGVPATLVRDEIASGRAVLPANPAHPMAKPAIAGRAFRTKVNANLGRSTERSEAGEELCKLDIALKAGADFVMDLSVGADLAAIRAGMLKASPVPLGTVPMYEAISRLNGKAMDLTAEVLIQVIKEQAEQGVDFMTLHAGLLQHHVPLALKRKLGIVSRGGSLLAEWMLLHKKENPLFTHWDEIIEICRKHDVTVSLGDGLRPGCLADASDEAQFAELDTLAELVNWCRREGVQVMVEGPGHVPFNQIQSNMERQQKICDGAPFYVLGPVVTDIAPGYDHITSAIGATSAAYYGACLLCYVTPAEHLGLPTGEEVHQGVIAYRIAAHAADVARGLPGARVVDDAMADARFAFDWKRQFELSLDPEHARKRYEQTRVCKEGEDDHCSMCGPDFCAMRTSKRIYEHKTN from the coding sequence ATGACGACACAGTTAATCGCTGCACGAAAAGGAATTATCACTGAGGTTATGGAAGTAGTCGCCCGCTTGGAAGGCGTTCCAGCCACCTTGGTGCGAGACGAAATTGCTTCAGGCCGGGCCGTCCTGCCAGCCAACCCCGCCCACCCCATGGCCAAACCCGCCATTGCCGGACGTGCCTTCCGCACCAAGGTAAACGCCAATCTGGGCCGCTCCACAGAGCGGTCAGAAGCCGGGGAAGAACTTTGCAAACTCGACATCGCCCTGAAGGCCGGTGCCGATTTTGTCATGGATCTCAGTGTCGGTGCCGATCTGGCTGCCATCCGTGCCGGAATGCTCAAGGCCAGTCCGGTTCCGCTGGGAACCGTCCCCATGTACGAGGCCATCTCTCGCCTTAATGGCAAAGCCATGGATCTCACCGCTGAAGTCCTCATTCAGGTGATCAAGGAACAAGCGGAACAGGGAGTCGACTTTATGACCCTGCATGCCGGACTGCTCCAACACCATGTCCCCCTCGCCCTGAAACGCAAGCTGGGTATTGTCAGCCGTGGCGGCTCTTTATTGGCCGAGTGGATGCTCCTCCACAAAAAAGAAAACCCCCTTTTCACCCACTGGGATGAAATCATTGAAATCTGTCGCAAACATGATGTCACTGTCTCACTTGGCGATGGACTGCGGCCGGGTTGCCTGGCGGATGCCAGTGATGAGGCCCAGTTTGCCGAACTTGACACCCTGGCTGAGCTGGTAAATTGGTGCCGTCGGGAAGGCGTGCAGGTCATGGTCGAAGGACCCGGCCATGTTCCGTTCAACCAGATCCAATCCAATATGGAACGTCAGCAGAAAATTTGCGACGGGGCACCCTTCTATGTACTGGGCCCGGTTGTCACCGATATCGCCCCTGGCTACGACCATATCACCTCCGCCATTGGCGCCACATCGGCGGCCTATTACGGTGCCTGCCTGCTCTGTTACGTCACCCCTGCCGAGCATCTCGGCCTGCCGACCGGCGAAGAGGTTCATCAGGGCGTGATCGCCTATCGCATCGCCGCCCACGCCGCCGATGTGGCACGCGGACTGCCCGGCGCCCGCGTCGTCGATGACGCCATGGCCGATGCCCGTTTTGCTTTCGACTGGAAGCGCCAATTCGAACTGTCCCTGGATCCTGAACATGCCCGGAAGCGTTACGAGCAAACCCGCGTCTGCAAAGAGGGCGAAGACGACCACTGTTCCATGTGTGGCCCCGATTTCTGCGCCATGCGCACAAGCAAGAGGATTTATGAGCACAAAACCAATTGA
- the tgt gene encoding tRNA guanosine(34) transglycosylase Tgt → MKAPGTYELLATDPKSKARRGRLWTLHGAIETPVFMPVGTQATVKAMTPVEMKEAGSDIILGNTYHLSLRPGVAIIEKCGGLHRFMGWDRPILTDSGGFQVFSLSKLRKIKPDGVEFASHIDGTKLFLGPREAMDIQRRLGSDIMMAFDECPPYPSTYEYACQAVMRTLSWAALCAELHPRNGQLVFGIVQGGEYADLRARCARELVAIGFDGYAVGGVSVGEPEPVLLEAVKNGVAELPVDRPRYLMGVGVLKQLVESVALGIDMFDCVMPTRYARHGTAMTRTGHFPVRNGLYKEDTRPVEEGCKCYCCQNFTRAYIRHLMNVKEILGVRLLSIHNLHRTLEFMREMRAALDHGVFDEFRQEFYATNKEN, encoded by the coding sequence GTGAAGGCGCCGGGCACCTACGAACTTCTGGCGACTGATCCCAAAAGCAAGGCGCGGCGTGGGCGGTTATGGACCTTGCATGGGGCCATTGAAACCCCGGTGTTTATGCCGGTGGGGACTCAAGCAACGGTTAAGGCCATGACTCCCGTGGAGATGAAGGAGGCGGGGTCCGATATTATTTTAGGGAATACCTATCACCTGAGTTTGCGGCCTGGCGTGGCTATCATTGAAAAATGCGGTGGCTTACACCGGTTTATGGGGTGGGACCGGCCCATTTTGACTGATAGCGGCGGTTTTCAGGTCTTCAGCCTCTCCAAACTCCGCAAAATCAAGCCTGACGGGGTTGAATTTGCCTCGCATATTGATGGAACAAAGCTGTTTTTGGGGCCTCGTGAGGCGATGGATATCCAGCGCCGACTCGGATCAGATATTATGATGGCTTTTGACGAGTGTCCTCCCTATCCCAGTACCTACGAATACGCTTGTCAGGCCGTAATGCGAACCCTATCATGGGCCGCTTTATGTGCCGAACTGCATCCGCGGAACGGCCAACTGGTCTTTGGAATTGTGCAAGGCGGCGAATATGCCGACCTGCGTGCGAGGTGTGCCCGCGAATTGGTCGCGATCGGCTTTGATGGTTATGCCGTCGGGGGCGTGAGTGTGGGCGAGCCGGAACCGGTTCTGCTGGAGGCCGTAAAGAACGGTGTGGCGGAATTGCCGGTGGATCGGCCGCGCTATCTGATGGGTGTGGGCGTGTTGAAGCAACTCGTGGAATCGGTGGCATTGGGCATTGATATGTTTGATTGTGTCATGCCCACGCGATATGCCCGGCATGGTACGGCGATGACTCGAACGGGACATTTCCCGGTTCGGAACGGACTGTACAAAGAGGATACCCGTCCGGTTGAAGAGGGCTGCAAGTGTTATTGCTGCCAGAACTTCACGCGGGCGTATATCCGGCATCTGATGAATGTGAAGGAAATCCTGGGGGTGCGTCTGTTATCGATCCATAACCTGCACAGGACTTTAGAGTTTATGCGCGAGATGCGAGCGGCGCTGGATCATGGGGTGTTTGATGAGTTTAGACAGGAATTTTACGCAACTAATAAGGAGAATTAA
- the mazG gene encoding nucleoside triphosphate pyrophosphohydrolase: MSTKPIDRVLEIMRKLRDPEKGCPWDREQNLESLKPFLIEECYELIDAIDSGDVEKHKDELGDMLLQVVFQAQLRQEKGEFGFDDICTVLAEKLIRRHPHVFGDVTVTGSKDVLTKWEQIKNTEKKNGKRSVVDGVPNHLPALMKAHQVQSRAARVGFDWSAIHDVMAKLEEELEETKEAMRSGNKEHIAEEIGDLLFSVVNLSRFQKLHAEELLAATVRKFSRRFQAVEALVHAAGKQMTDCTLAELDAFWNTVKTHQTLINVTE, encoded by the coding sequence ATGAGCACAAAACCAATTGACCGCGTCCTTGAAATTATGCGGAAGCTACGGGATCCCGAAAAGGGTTGCCCGTGGGATCGCGAACAGAATCTGGAATCGCTCAAACCCTTCCTGATCGAGGAGTGTTACGAGCTGATTGATGCCATTGATTCCGGCGACGTTGAGAAGCATAAGGATGAACTGGGCGATATGCTGCTTCAGGTCGTCTTTCAGGCCCAACTCCGCCAGGAAAAGGGCGAATTCGGGTTTGACGACATCTGCACCGTGCTCGCCGAAAAACTGATCCGCCGCCACCCGCATGTCTTCGGCGACGTCACGGTGACCGGCTCCAAGGACGTTCTCACCAAATGGGAACAGATCAAGAATACAGAAAAGAAAAACGGCAAACGTTCCGTAGTCGACGGGGTCCCCAATCACCTGCCCGCCCTGATGAAAGCGCATCAGGTTCAAAGCCGGGCCGCCCGCGTGGGTTTCGACTGGTCCGCCATCCATGATGTCATGGCGAAACTGGAAGAGGAACTCGAAGAGACCAAAGAAGCCATGCGTTCGGGAAATAAAGAGCACATTGCCGAAGAAATCGGGGATCTGCTCTTTTCCGTAGTCAACCTCAGCCGCTTCCAGAAATTACATGCCGAAGAGCTGCTCGCAGCAACCGTCCGCAAGTTCTCACGCCGGTTCCAGGCCGTGGAAGCCCTTGTTCATGCCGCGGGCAAGCAAATGACGGATTGCACGCTGGCCGAACTTGACGCTTTCTGGAACACAGTCAAAACACACCAAACATTGATCAATGTTACAGAATGA
- the yajC gene encoding preprotein translocase subunit YajC, which yields MSMTTTLLFLGMGAPPAGGQAQGGSGMLMMGYMVIIFALFYFMMIRPQQKREKERRAMVDSIKVGDRVMFCGGMIGAVATVKEQLLVIKVSETTKVEIVRSAVIRVLGKDEVPASVEISK from the coding sequence ATGAGCATGACGACGACACTGTTGTTTTTAGGTATGGGTGCACCTCCGGCTGGCGGACAGGCGCAGGGCGGTAGCGGAATGTTGATGATGGGCTATATGGTCATCATTTTCGCGCTCTTCTATTTTATGATGATCCGCCCCCAGCAGAAGCGGGAAAAAGAACGCCGGGCGATGGTGGATAGCATCAAGGTTGGTGATCGCGTTATGTTCTGCGGCGGAATGATCGGGGCGGTGGCGACTGTCAAAGAGCAGTTGCTGGTCATCAAGGTATCAGAAACCACCAAGGTGGAGATTGTCCGTAGTGCCGTGATCCGCGTGCTGGGCAAGGATGAAGTTCCCGCCAGCGTGGAAATTTCTAAGTAA
- the recJ gene encoding single-stranded-DNA-specific exonuclease RecJ: protein MKNWRLRETEDGPVQELARRSLLPAPLARALLLRGVSAAGDVERFLNPRLSDVVDPFTLPAMDAAVVRIWKAIKAGETMVVYGDYDVDGVTSAALMSHVLTRLGGKVFRFLPSRTEEGYGLNAETVARCISAFNPSLIVTTDCGSGSHEAAAAASKAGVDIVVTDHHEVGMGGLAPVVAVVNPKLGSDLQARCLSGVGVAFKVCHALLKKGRDQKQKCAMALDLREFLDLVALGTVSDMVPMIYENRILVRHGLAQLNRRERLGLRILSEVAGATGELGTYHVGFVLGPRMNAAGRMGKADVALELLLTEDPAKARELAVFLDSANQDRKQVESEIMEEAVRRIEANYDPNLHFGIVVGDIGWHVGVVGIVASRLVSKYGRPAIVVGFDENGVGRGSCRSIEGFDLLGGLNVCSEYLSRHGGHEMAAGLELQHGVFESFQKAFYTVCEKGLKGRDLRRTLALDSWVSLAEVLDPGFLDVTTRMGPYGESNAEPVWGLKSVQIVGAPRILKESHLKMRVGVGHDVCDAIGFKMADQLKDLPDGPVDLAFNLRTNTYMNRTTLQLNLLDIRSGT from the coding sequence GTGAAAAATTGGAGACTTCGAGAGACGGAAGACGGGCCAGTTCAAGAACTGGCCCGTCGTTCTTTGTTGCCAGCCCCCTTGGCCCGGGCACTCCTGTTGCGTGGCGTATCTGCCGCCGGCGATGTGGAACGGTTTCTGAACCCCAGGCTAAGTGACGTTGTCGACCCTTTCACCCTGCCGGCCATGGACGCTGCGGTGGTCAGAATATGGAAGGCGATCAAGGCGGGTGAAACGATGGTGGTGTATGGGGATTATGATGTCGATGGCGTGACCAGCGCTGCCTTGATGAGCCATGTCCTTACCCGCCTGGGCGGGAAGGTATTCCGATTTCTTCCCAGCCGTACGGAGGAGGGGTATGGGCTGAATGCGGAGACCGTGGCGCGGTGTATCAGTGCTTTCAACCCGAGTCTGATCGTTACCACCGACTGTGGATCCGGCTCACATGAAGCCGCTGCCGCGGCGTCCAAGGCTGGTGTGGATATTGTGGTGACCGATCATCATGAGGTGGGGATGGGCGGGCTGGCGCCAGTGGTGGCGGTCGTTAATCCCAAGCTGGGTTCAGACCTGCAGGCCCGCTGTCTTTCGGGTGTTGGTGTTGCCTTCAAGGTCTGTCATGCCTTGCTGAAAAAGGGGCGTGATCAAAAACAGAAATGCGCCATGGCTCTGGATTTACGGGAGTTCCTGGATCTTGTGGCGCTGGGCACCGTTTCGGATATGGTGCCGATGATTTATGAAAACCGGATTCTGGTTCGGCATGGGCTTGCCCAATTGAACCGCCGGGAGCGTTTGGGGTTACGGATCCTTTCCGAGGTCGCCGGAGCGACTGGGGAACTCGGTACCTATCATGTCGGGTTTGTGCTCGGGCCCAGAATGAATGCCGCCGGGCGTATGGGTAAAGCGGATGTTGCCCTGGAACTTTTGCTCACTGAGGATCCCGCTAAAGCCCGTGAACTCGCGGTCTTTTTGGATTCTGCCAATCAGGATCGCAAACAGGTCGAGAGTGAAATCATGGAGGAAGCTGTCCGCCGGATCGAGGCCAATTACGATCCCAACTTGCATTTTGGAATTGTGGTGGGAGACATCGGATGGCATGTCGGCGTGGTGGGCATTGTCGCCTCACGGCTGGTGAGTAAGTATGGACGACCTGCGATTGTAGTCGGCTTTGATGAGAATGGGGTAGGGCGGGGCTCCTGCCGCAGCATTGAGGGCTTTGATCTGTTGGGTGGCCTGAATGTTTGCAGTGAGTATTTGAGCCGGCATGGTGGTCATGAAATGGCGGCTGGCTTAGAGTTACAGCATGGGGTGTTTGAGTCGTTCCAGAAGGCGTTTTATACGGTTTGTGAGAAGGGTTTGAAGGGACGTGACCTCCGACGAACCCTGGCATTGGATAGTTGGGTTTCCCTGGCCGAAGTATTGGATCCCGGGTTTCTGGATGTGACCACCCGCATGGGGCCTTATGGTGAAAGCAATGCCGAGCCGGTGTGGGGCTTGAAAAGCGTCCAAATCGTGGGAGCCCCCCGGATTCTTAAGGAATCTCATCTCAAGATGCGAGTGGGGGTGGGGCATGATGTGTGTGATGCGATTGGATTCAAGATGGCAGATCAGTTGAAAGATTTGCCCGATGGCCCCGTGGATTTGGCGTTTAATTTGCGTACCAACACTTATATGAACCGGACAACCCTGCAATTGAATCTGCTGGATATCAGGAGCGGCACATGA
- the mutM gene encoding DNA-formamidopyrimidine glycosylase codes for MPELPEVETVVRDLRAHGLEKAVIQSVDIRWARTIEGLTAAHFTKALCGRTITRLSRRGKYILIFLDNGLQLLIHLRMTGKLRYATLIDPPGKHDHVLITLTNGHQLIFNDTRKFGRFRLTREIGSGLNHLGPEPLDEAFTVQVLQHQLKGKSRMIKPLLLDQTCVAGLGNIYVDEALWQAKIHPERRADTLLPAEVKRLHQAIRTVLQRGVENCGTTLGTGEGNFYSVAGHRGRNADALKVFRRTGLPCPRCRTEIVRTVVGQRGTHHCPVCQHR; via the coding sequence ATGCCCGAACTACCAGAAGTTGAAACTGTTGTGCGAGATTTACGAGCCCATGGCCTTGAAAAGGCCGTCATCCAATCTGTGGATATTCGCTGGGCACGAACGATCGAGGGACTGACAGCTGCCCATTTTACCAAGGCCCTCTGCGGCCGCACCATCACTCGCCTGTCACGCCGCGGGAAATACATCCTGATTTTTCTCGATAATGGCCTGCAACTCCTGATCCATCTCCGCATGACGGGCAAACTCCGTTACGCGACGCTCATCGATCCGCCCGGGAAACATGACCATGTGCTGATCACCCTGACGAACGGACATCAACTCATCTTTAATGATACCCGGAAGTTCGGACGGTTCCGCCTCACCCGTGAGATCGGATCTGGGTTGAATCACCTTGGGCCAGAGCCGCTCGATGAGGCCTTCACCGTCCAGGTACTGCAGCATCAACTCAAGGGCAAGAGCCGCATGATTAAACCTCTGCTATTGGATCAGACCTGCGTGGCGGGGTTGGGAAACATCTATGTAGATGAGGCATTGTGGCAGGCCAAGATTCACCCTGAACGCCGCGCCGACACCCTGCTCCCTGCCGAAGTAAAACGTCTGCATCAGGCCATTCGCACCGTATTGCAGCGGGGCGTTGAAAACTGCGGAACCACACTGGGAACCGGAGAAGGTAATTTCTACAGCGTGGCAGGTCACCGTGGCCGTAATGCCGATGCTCTCAAGGTCTTCCGCCGCACTGGCCTGCCCTGCCCTCGCTGCCGTACCGAGATCGTCCGCACTGTGGTCGGACAACGAGGTACCCATCATTGTCCGGTCTGTCAGCACCGCTAA
- the aroC gene encoding chorismate synthase, with product MGNTFGTVFRVTTFGESHGPMVGAVIDGLPAQFHLKESDIQPQLDRRRPGQSDLTTPRQESDTVQIISGMQKGVTLGSPVTLVIPNRDTKPEDYGEMRAAPRPSHADFTYMTKYGVLASSGGGRASARETAARVAAGAVAEKLLHERFGIEIVAWVQSVGELEAADVDAATISRAQVDKNPVRCPDQAQAATMATLIRSLKEAGDSVGGVVSCVCRNVPAGWGEPVFGKLSGLLAGAMLTIPATRGFEFGLGFAATSLRGSVHNDPFVKRGKSLGTLTNNSGGIQGGISNGESILFRVAFKPPATIGCAQSTVNWDGQKCELKARGRHDPCVVPRAVPVVEAMAALVLADVALMATVAK from the coding sequence ATGGGCAATACATTTGGAACCGTCTTTCGCGTTACAACATTTGGTGAGTCGCATGGGCCAATGGTGGGTGCTGTCATTGACGGCCTGCCGGCTCAGTTTCATTTAAAGGAATCCGACATTCAGCCGCAATTGGATAGGCGTCGTCCGGGGCAAAGCGATTTGACCACACCGCGTCAGGAATCCGACACCGTACAGATTATTTCAGGGATGCAGAAAGGGGTCACCTTAGGCTCGCCCGTGACCCTGGTGATTCCTAATCGGGATACCAAACCTGAGGATTATGGTGAAATGCGGGCGGCGCCGCGACCCTCCCATGCGGATTTCACCTATATGACGAAATACGGCGTGTTGGCCTCCAGTGGGGGTGGTCGTGCAAGCGCTCGTGAGACGGCGGCGCGGGTGGCCGCTGGTGCGGTAGCCGAAAAACTGCTTCATGAACGGTTCGGGATTGAGATCGTCGCCTGGGTTCAGTCTGTGGGAGAACTTGAGGCTGCCGATGTGGACGCGGCGACGATTTCCCGGGCGCAGGTAGACAAAAACCCTGTTCGTTGTCCGGATCAGGCGCAGGCGGCTACCATGGCCACGCTGATCCGCTCCCTGAAGGAGGCCGGTGATTCGGTGGGTGGCGTGGTTTCCTGCGTCTGTCGCAATGTGCCGGCAGGGTGGGGTGAACCGGTGTTCGGCAAGCTGTCCGGTCTGCTGGCTGGTGCCATGCTGACCATTCCGGCCACACGCGGTTTCGAGTTTGGATTGGGCTTTGCTGCCACCAGTTTGCGTGGCTCGGTGCATAATGACCCATTTGTGAAGCGTGGCAAATCGCTGGGAACACTGACTAATAACAGTGGCGGGATCCAGGGTGGCATCTCGAATGGGGAATCGATTCTTTTCCGGGTGGCGTTCAAGCCGCCAGCCACGATCGGGTGTGCCCAGTCCACGGTAAATTGGGATGGTCAGAAGTGTGAATTGAAAGCGCGTGGCCGGCACGATCCCTGTGTGGTGCCCCGGGCTGTGCCGGTGGTTGAGGCAATGGCGGCGCTGGTGCTGGCCGATGTGGCCCTGATGGCGACGGTTGCCAAGTGA